A single window of Salvia splendens isolate huo1 chromosome 8, SspV2, whole genome shotgun sequence DNA harbors:
- the LOC121745723 gene encoding uncharacterized protein LOC121745723 yields the protein MACWSAENATKAYLKTMRMGKNAKEPNGAEFISAMAAGNNAQLMVVACSGAADSTALALLAAAQQTGGRLVCILQGQDELLSSAAALGPNAGNIDFIIGDAKVLIPGCYKDSDFIAIDCNLENHEEIIGAAVQEDARAHGNTIVLGYNAFCRETWRNSPLRTQLLPIGEGLLLTRVVPPAAKRSKSNWIVKVDKCTGEEHVFRVRSSVGRFIRA from the exons ATGGCTTGCTGGTCTGCTGAAAATGCCACCAAGGCCTATCTCAAAACCATGAGAATG GGAAAGAATGCTAAAGAGCCAAATGGAGCAGAGTTCATCTCAGCCATGGCAGCAGGGAACAATGCTCAACTCATGGTGGTTGCCTGCAGTGGAGCAGCCGACTCCACCGCCCTCGCCCTCCTAGCAGCAGCACAGCAAACCGGAGGGCGCCTCGTCTGCATTCTCCAAGGCCAGGACGAGCTCCTCTCCTCTGCAGCCGCCCTCGGCCCCAATGCAGGCAACATTGACTTCATCATAGGAGATGCCAAGGTGCTCATCCCGGGCTGCTACAAGGACTCGGACTTCATTGCCATTGACTGCAACCTTGAGAACCACGAGGAGATCATAGGGGCAGCCGTGCAAGAGGATGCCAGGGCTCATGGAAACACAATTGTGCTCGGCTACAACGCCTTCTGCAGGGAGACGTGGAGGAACAGCCCTCTGCGCACGCAGCTGCTGCCCATCGGAGAAGGACTGCTGCTTACAAGAGTAGTGCCGCCTGCTGCCAAGAGGAGTAAGAGCAACTGGATTGTGAAGGTGGATAAGTGCACCGGTGAAGAACATGTCTTCCGAGTCAGATCCTCTGTGGGGAGATTCATCAGAGCCTGA
- the LOC121745724 gene encoding uncharacterized protein LOC121745724: MVVWSAENATNAYLRAIKMGERSKEPDTAEFISALVAGTSARLMVVACSGAVDCTTLALVAAAYQTRGQVVCIVRGASELQQSRRSLGESGADVKFVVGSVEFLLAGEYREADCVVVDCRIRNCQRILESARSEAMVLGYNALCRGLEFDNDAHLLPIGEGLLVRKAATPPRRRTGKGARWVVTVDKFTGEEHVFRVRSKPKFL; the protein is encoded by the exons ATGGTTGTCTGGTCTGCTGAAAATGCTACTAACGCTTATCTCAGAGCAATTAAAATG GGAGAGAGAAGCAAGGAGCCAGACACGGCGGAGTTCATCTCCGCCCTGGTGGCCGGGACCAGCGCTCGCCTCATGGTGGTTGCATGCTCGGGCGCCGTCGACTGCACCACCTTAGCCCTCGTGGCTGCGGCCTACCAAACAAGGGGCCAGGTGGTGTGCATTGTCCGTGGCGCCAGTGAGCTGCAACAGTCGAGGCGATCGCTGGGAGAGAGCGGCGCGGACGTGAAGTTCGTTGTGGGGAGTGTGGAGTTTCTATTGGCGGGTGAGTATAGAGAAGCGGACTGCGTCGTAGTGGATTGCAGGATCAGAAACTGCCAGAGGATTCTAGAAAGTGCGAGAAGCGAGGCGATGGTTTTGGGGTATAATGCTTTGTGCAGAGGCTTGGAGTTTGATAATGATGCGCATTTGCTACCAATAGGGGAAGGGCTGCTCGTGAGGAAGGCGGCGACGCCGCCTCGTCGCCGGACGGGGAAGGGCGCCCGGTGGGTTGTGACGGTCGATAAGTTCACTGGTGAAGAGCATGTTTTTAGGGTTAGGAGTAAGCCCAAATTTTTGTAA
- the LOC121743003 gene encoding uncharacterized protein LOC121743003, whose amino-acid sequence MSNASIPIEDEEAKAVFKRYECLAAVRTKAVKGKGAWYWAHLEPILIRDSEMKPPKAVKLKCTLCDAAFSASNPSRTATEHLKKGTCPNFNSTLQLPPLASPTPRKNSNRKRCLQSQESVDASLDVCPLNMVDPSRFLTNEVSFLPAPPLYLKPLQLSGGKEDYGPLARLESSVKKLKSPGGSSPSPALSRNRVKRAFDALGDWFYDSCGVVSFSSLEHPKFRAFLNQVGFPAALNMDFLSSRLESKFDQARMESEARISDAAFFQVACDGWKAGVGSQRLVKFTVNLPNRTAIFRKAMSVDGAAVPSQYAEEVLWETIQGICGGNVQRCVGVVSDKYKAKALRNLELQNHWMINLSCQVQGLFSLIKDLYRELPLFKTVSDNCTKIASLINSTPQIRNSFHRFRLQGYDIAGFIRVPHPKCDVSKIWSPFIAMLDDLLSCSRILNLIVSDDSCKVGLLDVCGGEVAAVIQDVGFWRHVEAAHSLVKMIMAMAEDIEAERPSVGQCLPLWEELRAKIKEWCTKNGVAEGPVEKILERRFRKVYHPAWSAAFILDPLYLVRDASGKYLPPFKCLTHEQEKDVDKLVTRLVSREEAHIALMELMKWRSDGLDPLYAQAVQVRQHDAVTGKLKVANPQGSRLVWETYLKDFKILSKVAVRLLFLQATSCGIKHDSSFTRWFCGQGNSRSGSDRAQKLIFVAAHAKLERQDYSSPEEKDAELFGSIYGDDDMLNEVLEDTPST is encoded by the coding sequence ATGTCCAACGCCTCAATCCCAATCGAAGACGAGGAGGCGAAGGCGGTTTTCAAACGCTACGAATGTCTCGCGGCCGTCCGTACAAAGGCCGTGAAGGGCAAAGGAGCTTGGTACTGGGCCCACCTCGAGCCAATTCTGATACGCGACAGCGAAATGAAACCGCCCAAAGCTGTGAAGCTGAAATGCACTCTCTGCGACGCCGCCTTCTCCGCATCAAACCCGTCAAGAACTGCCACCGAGCATCTCAAGAAGGGGACTTGTCCCAATTTCAACTCAACGCTGCAGCTTCCCCCTTTAGCCTCGCCAACCCCTCGAAAGAATAGCAATCGCAAGCGATGCTTGCAGTCTCAAGAATCCGTCGATGCTTCCCTAGATGTATGCCCGCTTAACATGGTTGATCCCTCGCGTTTCCTAACCAATGAGGTGAGCTTTCTCCCTGCTCCGCCTCTGTATCTGAAGCCGCTCCAGCTGTCAGGCGGGAAGGAGGATTACGGGCCGTTGGCGCGGCTCGAAAGCAGCGTGAAGAAGCTCAAGAGCCCCGGGGGCTCCTCGCCTAGTCCGGCCTTGAGCAGGAATCGAGTGAAGAGAGCGTTTGATGCTTTGGGAGACTGGTTTTATGACTCGTGTGGGGTGGTGTCCTTTTCAAGCCTTGAGCATCCCAAGTTCAGGGCTTTCCTTAACCAGGTGGGGTTTCCTGCGGCCTTGAACATGGACTTCTTGAGCTCGCGGCTCGAATCCAAGTTTGACCAAGCTAGGATGGAGTCCGAAGCTAGGATTTCAGATGCAGCATTCTTTCAGGTTGCCTGTGATGGGTGGAAGGCCGGTGTTGGGAGCCAGCGTTTGGTTAAGTTCACGGTGAACCTTCCCAATAGGACAGCCATTTTTCGAAAGGCGATGAGCGTTGATGGTGCAGCCGTGCCATCACAGTACGCGGAGGAGGTTCTGTGGGAGACCATCCAAGGGATATGTGGTGGCAATGTGCAGAGATGTGTTGGGGTTGTTTCAGATAAGTATAAAGCTAAAGCATTAAGGAATTTAGAACTCCAGAATCATTGGATGATCAATTTATCTTGTCAGGTTCAAGGATTGTTTAGTTTGATAAAGGACTTGTATAGAGAGCTTCCATTGTTTAAGACTGTAAGTGATAATTGTACAAAAATTGCTAGCCTCATCAATTCCACTCCGCAGATTAGGAATAGTTTCCACAGGTTTAGGCTGCAAGGGTATGACATTGCTGGATTTATCAGAGTGCCTCATCCTAAATGTGACGTCTCAAAGATTTGGTCTCCTTTTATAGCAATGCTGGATGATTTATTGAGCTGCTCTAGAATTCTAAACCTAATTGTGTCAGATGATTCGTGTAAAGTTGGCCTATTGGATGTTTGTGGTGGAGAGGTTGCAGCTGTGATTCAGGATGTTGGATTCTGGAGACACGTTGAGGCTGCTCATTCGCTAGTGAAAATGATCATGGCGATGGCTGAAGATATTGAGGCTGAGAGGCCGTCAGTTGGGCAGTGTCTCCCTCTTTGGGAGGAACTGAGGGCTAAAATAAAGGAGTGGTGCACCAAGAATGGCGTTGCTGAAGGACCTGTGGAGAAGATTCTCGAAAGGCGATTCAGAAAGGTGTATCATCCAGCATGGTCGGCTGCATTTATTCTTGATCCTTTGTATTTGGTGAGAGATGCTAGTGGGAAGTATCTTCCGCCTTTTAAGTGCTTGACGCACGAGCAAGAGAAGGACGTTGACAAGCTTGTGACGCGGCTGGTTTCAAGGGAGGAAGCTCATATTGCTTTAATGGAACTAATGAAGTGGAGATCAGATGGGTTGGACCCACTATATGCGCAGGCAGTTCAGGTAAGACAGCATGATGCTGTGACGGGGAAACTGAAAGTTGCCAATCCCCAGGGCAGTAGGCTTGTCTGGGAAACTTACCTCAAAGATTTCAAGATATTGAGTAAAGTTGCAGTCAGGCTTCTTTTCCTTCAAGCGACCTCATGTGGAATCAAGCATGATTCGTCGTTCACAAGGTGGTTTTGTGGACAAGGAAATTCAAGATCGGGTTCGGATAGGGCTCAGAAGCTAATATTTGTCGCAGCTCATGCAAAGCTCGAGAGACAGGACTACTCCAGTCCTGAAGAAAAGGATGCAGAGCTTTTTGGCTCCATATATGGCGATGACGACATGCTGAACGAGGTTCTAGAAGATACACCATCTACCTAG
- the LOC121744263 gene encoding histone H3.v1-like encodes MVVWMIELISLAASNSLAVFCFCNVIIAILVVGGSKTSSDSDEIARPSPTIACLNQSSGEKESSVSIDMVYSQNEEEEEEEEEEEEEEEEEEEEEEEEEEEEEEEEEEEEEEEEDELRKRVEEFIDKTNRGWEAEKMNRYSTTTLIQ; translated from the coding sequence ATGGTGGTTTGGATGATTGAGTTGATAAGCCTGGCTGCTTCGAATTCCCTTGCCGTTTTCTGTTTCTGCAATGTGATCATCGCGATTCTTGTTGTTGGCGGATCGAAAACAAGCTCGGATTCTGATGAAATTGCGAGGCCTAGTCCTACCATTGCTTGCCTCAACCAAAGCTCGGGTGAGAAAGAATCGTCTGTGAGCATTGACATGGTTTACAGCCAAaacgaagaggaagaagaggaggaagaggaagaagaagaagaagaagaagaagaagaagaagaagaagaagaagaagaagaagaagaagaagaagaagaagaagaagaagaagaagaagaagaagatgagttGAGAAAAAGAGTGGAAGAGTTTATCGACAAAACCAACAGAGGTTGGGAGGCAGAAAAGATGAATAGATATTCTACAACAACTTTGATCCAATGA